The DNA window TCGTCGTCGCCGGGCCGGCCGGAACGCGCCGCGCCGTCGCCCGCGGGCAGGACATTTACGCGGTATCGGCGCCCTTGATCGCAGAAGCCGTCGTCCGTTTGCTCGATCCTGCTTACCCGCGCTCCGGCGCGCTCGCGCTGGGCGAAGCGTTCGACGCTCGCGACTTTCTGCGCGCCCTGACGCCCACTCATCTCGCGACGGCATTCGACCCGGTCTGATCCGACGCGCTTCCGTTCGTCCTACTCCAAAGGAACCCCGCTCATGCAACGCAATGAACTCGCTCAACGCTTGGCCGCTCTCCACGTCAAGGGCGACCCCCTGCGGCTCTACAACGCCTGGGACGCCGGCAGCGCCAAGGCGATTGCCGGCGCCGGCGCGCCGGTGGTCGCGACCAGCAGCTGGGCGGTCGCCGCCGCGCAGGGCTACGAAGACGGCGAAGCGATTCCGCTGTCGCTGGTCGAACACATCGTCGGCCGCATCGCCGCCGCGGTCGACGTACCGGTGACCGTGGACTTCGAAGGCGGCTATAGCGACGACCCCGCGACCGCCGCGGCGAACGTCGCGCGCCTGCTGGATGCCGGCGTGGTCGGGATCAACTTCGAGGACCGCATCGTTGCCGGCCACGGTCTGCACGCGATCCAGGCGCAGGCCGAACGCATTGCGGCGATTCGCGGCGTGGCCCGCGCGCGCGGCGTCGACTTGTTCATCAAC is part of the Lysobacter firmicutimachus genome and encodes:
- a CDS encoding isocitrate lyase/phosphoenolpyruvate mutase family protein, with the translated sequence MQRNELAQRLAALHVKGDPLRLYNAWDAGSAKAIAGAGAPVVATSSWAVAAAQGYEDGEAIPLSLVEHIVGRIAAAVDVPVTVDFEGGYSDDPATAAANVARLLDAGVVGINFEDRIVAGHGLHAIQAQAERIAAIRGVARARGVDLFINARTDLFFDPDLAPMDGLQEARERAKAYAAAGASGLFVPGLVDARVIAALCETIELPVNVMVGPGLPELPALARAGVARVSYGPGPYLAAMEGVRAAAQAASAPSA